In Fluviispira sanaruensis, a genomic segment contains:
- a CDS encoding YhbY family RNA-binding protein produces the protein MARDIKQHKFSEILSSEQKAKLKGKAHHLKSTVQVGSQGFSETVVKEILLALEKHELIKVQLPGNSDAEAKNSQKDEIAQLLPKHTHVIGRIGRSLILYFEKEPSEAKITLKSL, from the coding sequence ATGGCTAGAGATATTAAACAACATAAATTCAGTGAGATACTTTCAAGTGAGCAGAAAGCAAAACTAAAAGGAAAAGCCCACCATTTAAAGTCCACCGTACAAGTTGGTTCCCAAGGATTTTCCGAGACCGTAGTCAAGGAAATACTTTTGGCTCTTGAAAAACATGAGCTTATAAAAGTGCAATTGCCTGGAAACAGCGATGCTGAAGCTAAAAACTCTCAGAAAGATGAAATTGCTCAATTGTTGCCAAAGCATACACATGTGATAGGAAGGATTGGCAGAAGTCTTATTCTTTATTTTGAAAAAGAACCTAGTGAGGCAAAAATCACTTTAAAAAGTTTATGA
- a CDS encoding riboflavin synthase subunit alpha — translation MFTGIVQAVAIIKNIKDHNGIRTFQIEFPNGFCNELCIGASVAVDGVCLTVTKRLSENSAEFDVIFKSLEITTLSTLAVTARVNVERAAKDGAEIGGHPLSGHIDFRTRLLEFYEADGNCRLRFALPDMWKRYIFPKGYIAINGASLTLSEVDKTKGFFDIWLIPETRRMTTFEEKKEGDFVNIEIERGTQVVVDTIRDTLEENIGKLYQLLEQIIEQKNIDLNTLLGVEKINLTNNSSLK, via the coding sequence ATGTTTACTGGAATTGTTCAAGCAGTGGCAATTATAAAAAATATCAAAGACCACAATGGAATCCGCACATTTCAAATAGAATTTCCCAACGGGTTTTGTAATGAATTATGCATAGGAGCAAGCGTAGCTGTTGATGGTGTCTGTCTCACTGTTACTAAACGCCTCAGTGAAAATTCAGCCGAGTTTGATGTGATCTTCAAATCCCTCGAAATAACAACCCTCAGTACACTCGCTGTCACAGCTCGTGTCAATGTGGAGCGTGCAGCAAAAGATGGGGCGGAAATCGGCGGACATCCCCTTTCTGGACATATAGATTTTCGCACACGATTGCTTGAATTTTATGAGGCTGATGGCAACTGCAGACTCCGGTTTGCATTGCCTGATATGTGGAAACGCTATATCTTTCCTAAAGGGTATATAGCAATCAACGGAGCTAGTTTAACTTTATCTGAAGTCGATAAAACAAAGGGTTTTTTTGATATCTGGCTCATCCCCGAAACCAGAAGAATGACAACCTTTGAAGAAAAAAAAGAGGGTGATTTCGTAAATATAGAAATTGAACGTGGAACACAAGTTGTCGTGGATACCATTCGTGACACTTTGGAAGAAAATATAGGGAAATTATATCAATTATTAGAGCAAATAATTGAGCAAAAAAATATTGATCTCAACACACTTCTTGGTGTTGAAAAAATTAATCTTACAAATAATTCTTCACTCAAATAA
- the folE gene encoding GTP cyclohydrolase I FolE, translated as MSPFFKKAVSSNNVTAQEATEAVRTLLRYIGENPNREGLIETPDRYCRALLELTEGYSAKPEEILSTTFESQSDEMVLLKDIEFSSTCEHHLLSFSGKAHVAYIPSEGRIVGLSKLARIVDTFSQRLQVQERLTQQVAEAIQTHLKPQGVAVVFEGMHSCMCVRGVRKQSAKMVTSTMLGLFRESPASRNEFMSFITRN; from the coding sequence ATGAGTCCATTTTTTAAAAAGGCAGTTTCTTCAAATAATGTAACAGCACAGGAAGCAACGGAAGCAGTGCGTACTTTGTTACGTTATATTGGAGAAAATCCTAATAGGGAAGGATTAATTGAAACCCCAGACCGCTACTGCCGTGCACTTTTAGAACTCACAGAAGGATACAGTGCCAAACCCGAAGAAATTCTCTCAACGACCTTCGAATCCCAATCCGATGAAATGGTGCTCCTAAAAGACATTGAATTTAGCTCTACCTGTGAACATCATCTCTTAAGTTTTAGCGGCAAAGCTCATGTCGCTTATATTCCCTCTGAAGGACGTATTGTGGGATTGTCTAAACTTGCTCGCATAGTCGATACTTTTTCCCAACGGTTGCAAGTTCAAGAAAGACTGACTCAACAGGTTGCTGAAGCCATTCAAACACATTTAAAACCACAGGGTGTTGCGGTTGTGTTTGAAGGAATGCACAGTTGTATGTGCGTGCGCGGTGTGCGCAAACAATCTGCAAAAATGGTCACAAGCACTATGCTCGGTCTCTTTAGAGAATCACCTGCTTCACGCAATGAATTCATGTCCTTTATCACAAGGAATTAA
- a CDS encoding lysophospholipid acyltransferase family protein encodes MLMIFFLNMLSNFLGFIGYKGILIIAKTLGFIVYDVLRIRRKVILKNLNIAFQNEKSPEELVKIGRASTVNFIRTVLELLAADKLFKKTKVIFQNKEIAEKLYNRNQGIYAMCIHIGSWDFLCHINSRDFATVNVISKQLAKGTMGIWIEKMRASIGYRVIDRKGDVASTTQIFNALDKKEVIGFIVDQKRSRGEMLPLFGKEASTNNSLAKLWLKKNAPIIPVIIKRKSIDTQEIIYFPEFEMIENKDWTRKQIVTENTKRMNIVVEDMIRQNPEEYFWMHNRWG; translated from the coding sequence ATGTTAATGATATTTTTTTTAAATATGCTATCAAATTTTCTTGGATTTATTGGTTATAAAGGAATTTTAATAATTGCAAAAACCCTTGGATTTATTGTGTATGATGTTTTACGTATTCGTAGAAAAGTTATCTTAAAAAACTTAAATATAGCTTTTCAAAATGAAAAATCTCCCGAAGAACTCGTCAAAATCGGCAGAGCATCCACTGTGAATTTTATTCGCACAGTTCTAGAATTACTTGCAGCTGATAAACTTTTTAAAAAGACAAAAGTTATTTTCCAGAACAAAGAAATCGCTGAAAAATTATACAATCGCAATCAAGGTATTTATGCCATGTGTATTCATATAGGTAGCTGGGACTTTTTATGTCATATAAACTCACGCGATTTTGCCACAGTAAATGTGATTTCTAAACAATTAGCTAAAGGAACTATGGGTATTTGGATAGAAAAAATGCGTGCCTCTATTGGCTATAGAGTGATTGACAGAAAAGGTGATGTTGCATCCACTACCCAAATATTCAATGCTCTTGATAAAAAAGAAGTGATTGGTTTTATCGTCGATCAAAAACGATCCCGTGGAGAAATGCTTCCATTATTTGGCAAAGAAGCCTCAACAAATAATAGCTTAGCAAAGCTTTGGTTGAAAAAAAATGCACCTATTATTCCAGTCATTATAAAAAGAAAATCAATCGACACCCAAGAAATTATTTATTTTCCTGAATTTGAAATGATAGAAAATAAAGATTGGACAAGGAAACAAATTGTCACAGAAAATACAAAAAGAATGAATATAGTTGTCGAAGACATGATCCGGCAAAACCCAGAAGAATACTTCTGGATGCATAACCGTTGGGGATAA
- a CDS encoding rod shape-determining protein, whose protein sequence is MFDWFFRLLSHDLAIDLGTANTLVYVKNKGIVANEPSVVAVQRDSRGLRTVKAVGRAAKEMLGRTPGTIEAVRPMKDGVIADFELTEKMLSYFIGVAHNHRSLVRPRAVICIPYGITEVEKRAVRESAESAGCASVYLIEEPMAASIGADLPIHEASGNMIVDIGGGTTEVAVISLLGIVYSKSVRVGGDKMDESIVNYLKRRFNVLIGERTAEQIKIAIGSAYPEEEIRTMQVKGRDLVAGIPKTIEVTSEEIREAMQEPVNAIVEAVRLALEKTPPELAADIVDKGIVLVGGGALIRNLDVLLREETGLPIVVAENPLTAVVLGSGRVLDNPELLREVTF, encoded by the coding sequence ATGTTCGACTGGTTTTTTAGGCTACTTTCTCATGATTTAGCCATCGATTTAGGCACAGCAAACACCTTGGTCTACGTTAAAAACAAGGGAATTGTTGCCAACGAACCTTCTGTTGTTGCTGTCCAACGAGACTCGCGTGGTCTCCGCACAGTGAAAGCTGTGGGAAGAGCCGCAAAAGAAATGCTCGGGCGAACTCCTGGAACAATTGAAGCCGTTCGGCCTATGAAGGATGGTGTGATTGCTGATTTTGAGCTCACCGAAAAGATGTTAAGTTATTTTATTGGTGTGGCGCATAATCACCGTTCCCTTGTTAGGCCAAGAGCCGTGATTTGTATTCCTTATGGAATAACCGAAGTCGAAAAAAGAGCTGTGCGAGAATCGGCAGAATCCGCAGGCTGTGCGTCTGTTTACTTAATAGAGGAGCCCATGGCTGCTTCCATCGGAGCCGATCTCCCTATCCATGAAGCAAGCGGAAATATGATCGTAGATATCGGTGGGGGAACTACGGAAGTCGCGGTGATTTCTCTCTTAGGAATTGTATATTCTAAAAGTGTGCGTGTTGGGGGCGACAAAATGGATGAATCCATTGTCAACTACCTTAAGAGACGTTTTAACGTACTCATTGGGGAACGCACCGCAGAGCAGATAAAAATTGCGATTGGTTCTGCTTATCCTGAAGAAGAAATCCGCACCATGCAGGTTAAGGGGCGCGACCTTGTTGCAGGGATTCCAAAAACCATTGAAGTTACGAGCGAAGAAATTCGCGAAGCCATGCAAGAACCTGTCAATGCCATCGTTGAAGCCGTGCGTTTAGCTCTGGAAAAAACACCACCAGAATTGGCGGCCGATATCGTTGACAAAGGAATTGTGCTTGTCGGAGGCGGAGCACTTATTCGCAACCTCGATGTGTTGTTACGCGAAGAAACAGGCTTACCTATAGTTGTTGCTGAAAACCCACTCACAGCAGTGGTGCTTGGCTCAGGACGTGTTCTCGACAATCCAGAGCTGTTAAGAGAAGTTACTTTTTAA
- the aspA gene encoding aspartate ammonia-lyase has translation MDLSHVSHFPLFSNLSENEVKILNNYLEKENYKKNELLYSPGLVRDKLRLIISGRVEVSAPSSDFEEPTTIYGPNQFLGEVSLLQEGTLHKAKAVALLSTKAITLSRQNFLKLMKDHQEISCKIQMSIGSFVFNRISSAVTHSTVHYAGYSSGKKRLEHDLLGDRELPDDAYYGVQTLRALENFNITGVKLKSFPIFIKGLAQVKKAAALANADLGVLNKDISNYIVMACDEIIAGHWHDQFLVDMIQGGAGTSTNMNANEVIANRALELWGKAKGDYSSIHPNNHVNLGQSTNDAYPTAIRLATLQSIPSLLEALLELCGLLSNKGNEFSDVIKMGRTQLQDAVPMTLGQEFEAFSVTLGEDIARIRDGAKLFLELSIGGTAIGTGINSHPKYAAKAIEKLREITELDLVASPNLIEATPDTGAFVLFSGILKRLAIKLSKICNDLRLLSSGPRCGFGDINLPPMQPGSSIMPGKVNPVIPEVVNQIAFQVIGNDLTVTMASEGGQLQLNAFEPVMVFNIFQSVTMLTRGMRTLGRLCVEGITANKEACRRAVEHSIGLVTALNPLIGYENSTMIAKEALATGDSVFNLVLKHKLLTRQQLEDALKPENMLSARL, from the coding sequence ATGGATCTCTCCCACGTTTCTCATTTTCCCCTTTTTTCTAACCTCTCAGAAAATGAAGTCAAAATTCTAAACAATTACTTAGAAAAAGAAAATTATAAAAAAAATGAATTACTATATTCCCCAGGACTCGTGCGCGATAAATTGCGTCTCATCATTTCTGGTCGAGTAGAAGTCTCTGCTCCCTCCTCAGATTTTGAAGAGCCAACAACCATTTATGGGCCCAATCAGTTTCTCGGAGAAGTCTCTCTACTTCAAGAAGGAACACTGCACAAAGCAAAAGCAGTAGCACTTCTTAGCACAAAAGCCATCACACTTTCTCGACAAAATTTTTTAAAACTTATGAAAGACCATCAAGAAATATCATGTAAAATTCAAATGAGCATCGGTTCTTTTGTTTTTAATCGTATATCGAGCGCTGTAACCCATAGCACTGTTCATTATGCGGGCTACAGCTCAGGAAAAAAGCGTTTAGAGCATGACCTGCTTGGCGATCGAGAATTACCCGATGATGCTTATTATGGAGTGCAAACACTCCGCGCACTCGAAAATTTTAATATCACAGGTGTGAAACTTAAATCCTTCCCAATTTTTATAAAAGGCCTTGCACAAGTTAAAAAAGCAGCCGCTTTGGCCAATGCAGACCTGGGAGTTCTCAATAAAGATATTTCGAATTATATAGTTATGGCCTGTGATGAAATAATAGCGGGCCATTGGCACGATCAATTTTTAGTCGACATGATTCAAGGTGGAGCCGGAACATCGACAAATATGAATGCAAACGAAGTCATAGCCAATCGAGCGCTTGAACTTTGGGGCAAAGCAAAAGGGGATTACAGCAGTATTCATCCCAATAACCATGTTAATCTAGGTCAATCGACAAACGATGCCTATCCTACTGCTATCCGCTTAGCGACGTTACAATCTATTCCCAGTTTACTTGAAGCTTTGCTCGAATTGTGTGGGCTTTTATCAAATAAAGGCAATGAATTTTCTGATGTTATTAAAATGGGACGCACGCAATTACAAGATGCTGTGCCCATGACTTTAGGACAAGAATTCGAAGCCTTTTCTGTGACCTTAGGAGAGGACATTGCCCGAATTCGGGATGGAGCAAAGCTCTTTTTAGAATTAAGCATTGGTGGGACTGCCATTGGAACTGGGATCAACTCTCATCCAAAATATGCGGCAAAAGCTATTGAGAAACTAAGAGAAATAACGGAATTAGATTTAGTAGCATCTCCCAATTTGATCGAAGCAACTCCTGATACGGGTGCTTTTGTCTTATTCTCAGGTATTTTGAAGCGTTTAGCGATCAAATTGAGCAAGATATGCAATGATTTAAGATTATTATCGAGTGGTCCACGTTGTGGATTTGGTGATATCAACCTTCCACCGATGCAGCCGGGATCAAGTATTATGCCCGGGAAAGTCAATCCCGTAATTCCAGAAGTTGTGAATCAAATTGCCTTTCAAGTGATTGGCAACGATCTAACAGTCACAATGGCTTCGGAAGGAGGGCAGCTGCAGCTCAATGCTTTTGAACCTGTTATGGTTTTTAATATTTTTCAAAGTGTCACTATGCTCACGCGCGGAATGCGCACACTGGGTCGTCTCTGTGTAGAGGGAATTACTGCAAATAAAGAAGCATGCCGCCGGGCTGTGGAACACAGCATAGGTCTTGTGACTGCACTCAATCCTCTCATTGGTTATGAAAACTCAACTATGATTGCTAAGGAGGCATTGGCAACAGGAGACAGTGTGTTTAATCTCGTTTTAAAACATAAGCTCTTAACCCGCCAACAGCTAGAAGATGCGCTTAAACCTGAAAATATGCTCTCAGCTCGACTCTAA
- a CDS encoding 2Fe-2S iron-sulfur cluster-binding protein encodes MPILTVKTDKKNINIEQGAAIIDVCETEETSILFGCRDGACGACMIRVLENPENLSPMEEHERDFLETMAAREDERLACQCKVLGDVTVEVSE; translated from the coding sequence ATGCCCATACTCACGGTTAAGACAGATAAAAAAAATATTAATATTGAACAAGGTGCAGCTATTATAGATGTTTGCGAAACAGAAGAAACAAGCATACTTTTTGGTTGCCGCGACGGAGCTTGTGGGGCTTGTATGATTCGAGTTCTTGAAAATCCAGAGAACTTAAGTCCCATGGAAGAACATGAGCGTGATTTCTTAGAAACTATGGCTGCGCGTGAAGATGAACGTCTTGCTTGCCAGTGCAAAGTTCTTGGCGATGTGACCGTAGAAGTTTCCGAGTGA
- a CDS encoding peptide ABC transporter substrate-binding protein, with amino-acid sequence MQKKHVKLSLWTGLSFLLCAQSFAAVVPAGTKLAKNQVLNIDNQSEISSLDPNKSSDNLAANIMFDLYEPLIVGNSEGKYAPGAATHWDISKDGLTYTFHLRKNALWSDGKPVEAEDFAYSFRRLVDPKTAATFAFMLNMVKNANNILEGKLKPESLGVKALDKHTFQVTLESRTPYFLGVVAINQLVPLRKDLIEKHGDKWVQAQNLVTNGAYVLKEWKVGDKISIVRNKKYWDDKNTVIENVNFLVVTDKTAALRLYQAGQIDWTYGLPPGQSAKLKKEYPNEIRASPSLSTHYFMFNTKVPGLSDVRVRKALAMAVDRNALAKHILDKGEKAHYDLPPLGIANYSPYEPEWAKWSNEKRVAEAKKLYAEAGFSEKNPLKIKYSLDVNDTSKKYATAIASMWEKNLGAKVELTSSEWKVYLTNLHEKKYEVALTLWGADFNDPYNFAALIEGSNPQNQTNYANKSFDDLLAATNLELNLEKRKILMRDALKTALEDYPVSPIASGTSMRLIKPYVKGASFKNPMDIYLRKDLYIVSHDGNS; translated from the coding sequence ATGCAAAAAAAGCACGTTAAATTATCGTTATGGACAGGTTTGTCCTTCCTCCTTTGCGCACAAAGCTTTGCGGCGGTTGTGCCCGCTGGTACAAAGTTAGCTAAGAACCAAGTTCTCAATATAGACAATCAGAGTGAAATTTCTTCACTCGACCCAAACAAAAGCTCTGACAATTTAGCTGCGAATATTATGTTCGATCTCTACGAACCTTTGATTGTGGGCAATTCCGAAGGGAAATATGCCCCAGGCGCTGCAACCCATTGGGATATAAGCAAAGATGGTCTCACTTACACTTTCCACCTTCGAAAAAATGCTCTTTGGTCGGATGGAAAACCGGTGGAAGCAGAGGATTTCGCGTATAGTTTTCGCCGCTTAGTCGATCCAAAGACGGCCGCAACTTTTGCTTTTATGCTCAACATGGTTAAAAATGCGAATAATATCCTAGAAGGGAAATTAAAACCCGAAAGCCTTGGGGTAAAAGCACTCGACAAACACACTTTCCAAGTGACACTCGAAAGTCGTACACCTTATTTTCTGGGCGTCGTAGCCATAAACCAACTCGTTCCGTTAAGAAAAGACTTGATAGAAAAGCACGGCGATAAATGGGTGCAAGCCCAAAACCTCGTCACCAATGGGGCTTATGTCTTAAAGGAATGGAAAGTTGGAGATAAAATAAGTATTGTCCGCAATAAAAAATATTGGGACGATAAAAACACCGTGATAGAAAATGTGAATTTTCTCGTCGTCACCGACAAAACAGCTGCGCTGCGCTTGTACCAAGCAGGGCAAATCGATTGGACTTATGGCTTGCCTCCGGGGCAATCGGCAAAACTTAAGAAAGAATATCCAAACGAAATTCGCGCGTCCCCATCACTTTCCACCCACTACTTTATGTTTAACACAAAGGTTCCAGGCTTGAGCGATGTGCGCGTGCGCAAAGCCCTTGCCATGGCAGTTGACCGCAATGCCCTAGCCAAACACATTTTGGACAAAGGGGAAAAGGCTCACTACGACCTTCCCCCTCTCGGCATAGCCAACTACAGTCCTTATGAGCCTGAGTGGGCCAAATGGAGCAACGAAAAGCGCGTCGCAGAAGCCAAAAAACTCTATGCAGAAGCAGGTTTTTCAGAGAAAAATCCTCTCAAAATCAAATACAGTCTCGATGTGAATGATACGAGTAAAAAATACGCTACAGCAATTGCGTCCATGTGGGAGAAAAACTTAGGCGCCAAGGTGGAATTGACCAGTTCCGAATGGAAAGTGTATTTAACAAACTTACATGAAAAAAAATACGAAGTGGCACTCACTTTGTGGGGTGCTGATTTTAACGACCCTTATAATTTCGCTGCCCTAATAGAAGGCTCAAATCCTCAAAACCAAACCAATTACGCAAACAAAAGCTTTGACGACCTGCTGGCGGCGACGAATTTGGAATTGAACCTCGAGAAACGGAAAATATTAATGAGAGATGCACTTAAAACAGCACTTGAAGACTATCCTGTATCGCCAATTGCCTCTGGAACAAGTATGCGGTTGATAAAACCGTATGTAAAAGGCGCCAGTTTTAAAAATCCAATGGATATTTATTTGCGAAAAGATCTTTATATAGTTTCCCACGACGGCAACAGTTGA
- the mnmE gene encoding tRNA uridine-5-carboxymethylaminomethyl(34) synthesis GTPase MnmE has protein sequence MNAHFQSIFALATPMGRSALHLHRLSGENVFAILSPYILSPHNKKSVDLVSLAKKSEGRACTRYVYIIDQEKNEIDDVVLTIFPAPKSYSGENIIEISVHGNPLISAKLQSLLRSIGMRDAQPGEFTQRAVLNGKIDLAQAEGINQLIHAETLGGVELARHTVDGVLSRETGDLRAQIISILAYLEAHIDFAPDEVGDYEPASLLPQIHAVIERLNKLHATFSSGLKMREGVKVVLLGKPNAGKSSLYNALLRYDRAIVTHIPGTTRDVLEDRLVIQNKDFVLLDTAGIRATEDEVERIGVERSLQSALSADVICLVIDIHKLDCSQIHDHILSEIIQFFSSVKLAEEQKIIPVVSKQDLLTDEQISMLHEFNQNFLKLTKDLEYKNCLNNNLVLISSVNTELLCKNLVNHHSLIIGEVSKKENPTLISVRQKDKVLNAINSLNECSKLIAIKDYPEKIASLINHSKHSLEEIVGEIHLDNVLDKIFSTFCIGK, from the coding sequence TTGAACGCCCATTTTCAATCGATTTTTGCACTCGCTACCCCTATGGGGAGAAGTGCTTTGCATTTGCATCGCTTATCTGGAGAAAATGTTTTTGCAATTCTTTCTCCTTATATTCTTTCACCCCATAATAAAAAATCTGTCGATCTTGTTTCTTTAGCAAAAAAATCGGAAGGCAGAGCCTGCACCCGTTATGTTTATATTATTGATCAAGAAAAGAATGAAATAGATGATGTTGTGTTAACAATATTTCCTGCTCCAAAAAGTTACAGTGGAGAAAATATTATTGAAATCTCTGTGCATGGCAATCCATTGATTTCTGCAAAACTGCAAAGTTTATTGCGTTCCATTGGGATGCGCGATGCGCAACCCGGTGAATTTACCCAAAGAGCAGTGTTAAATGGAAAAATAGATCTGGCTCAAGCTGAGGGAATCAATCAGCTCATTCATGCAGAAACATTAGGAGGAGTTGAGCTTGCTCGTCACACTGTCGATGGTGTGTTGTCGCGCGAAACAGGAGATTTAAGAGCGCAGATTATCTCGATTTTAGCGTATTTAGAAGCTCATATCGATTTTGCCCCAGATGAAGTGGGAGATTATGAACCTGCTTCTTTGCTTCCACAAATTCACGCTGTTATTGAACGTCTCAATAAGTTACATGCGACTTTTTCAAGCGGACTCAAAATGCGTGAGGGAGTAAAAGTTGTACTTTTAGGCAAACCCAATGCCGGCAAATCGAGTTTGTATAATGCTTTGTTACGTTATGATCGGGCTATCGTAACTCATATTCCAGGCACGACCCGTGATGTGCTTGAAGACAGACTTGTTATTCAAAATAAAGATTTTGTATTATTAGACACTGCTGGAATAAGAGCTACAGAAGATGAAGTGGAAAGAATTGGGGTTGAACGCAGTTTGCAATCCGCTCTGTCTGCAGACGTCATTTGTCTTGTCATAGATATTCACAAATTAGATTGTTCTCAAATTCATGATCATATATTATCCGAAATAATCCAATTTTTTTCTTCCGTGAAATTAGCGGAGGAACAAAAAATTATTCCAGTGGTAAGTAAACAAGATTTGCTGACGGATGAACAAATAAGCATGCTGCATGAGTTTAATCAAAACTTTTTAAAATTAACTAAAGATTTAGAATATAAGAATTGTTTAAATAATAATTTGGTTTTGATTTCATCAGTAAATACAGAATTGTTATGTAAAAATTTAGTCAATCATCATAGTTTAATAATAGGTGAAGTGAGCAAAAAAGAGAATCCAACCTTGATTTCAGTGCGACAAAAAGACAAAGTATTAAACGCAATAAACTCTTTGAACGAATGTTCTAAGTTAATTGCAATCAAGGATTATCCAGAAAAAATTGCTTCACTGATCAATCATTCTAAACACTCATTAGAAGAAATTGTGGGTGAAATACATTTAGACAATGTCCTTGATAAAATATTTTCTACGTTCTGTATTGGTAAATGA
- a CDS encoding class I SAM-dependent methyltransferase has translation MAFLDTSDRFSGKAKDFAKYRPTYPDEIIKFLRDRYGFSSKSICAEIGAGTGKFTKLLLKNKCRVFAVEPNAEMRAIAENSYKKLKSYTSVDATSVNTTLKEKSVDFVFCAQSLHWFSNAETAAEMRRILKPRGKVVIVWNKKDYKKSAFMTGIHKVFIEDSIDFLSVKIENIEDEKILADLFPQKFEKFSIPTKQILNREELLGRMLSTSYAPPKDHPKYDRFMAETNRLFMMHEKDGKVEFLYETVAYVLRV, from the coding sequence ATGGCATTTCTCGACACCTCCGATCGATTTTCAGGCAAGGCAAAGGATTTTGCTAAATACAGACCTACTTACCCAGACGAAATTATAAAATTTTTACGAGATCGCTATGGCTTTAGCTCAAAAAGCATATGCGCAGAAATAGGAGCTGGAACAGGTAAATTTACTAAGCTCTTATTAAAAAATAAGTGTCGTGTATTTGCCGTAGAACCAAACGCAGAAATGCGTGCCATTGCAGAAAATTCTTACAAAAAATTAAAATCATATACGAGTGTCGATGCAACGTCTGTTAACACAACTCTCAAAGAAAAATCGGTTGATTTTGTCTTTTGTGCCCAATCTCTCCATTGGTTCTCGAATGCAGAGACTGCTGCAGAAATGCGTAGAATTTTAAAGCCACGTGGAAAAGTTGTCATCGTTTGGAATAAAAAAGATTATAAAAAATCGGCTTTTATGACAGGGATTCATAAAGTTTTTATCGAAGACTCCATCGATTTTCTCTCTGTTAAAATTGAAAATATAGAAGATGAAAAAATTCTCGCCGATCTTTTTCCCCAGAAATTTGAAAAATTTTCTATACCGACAAAGCAAATTTTAAATCGAGAAGAGCTTTTAGGACGTATGCTATCTACCTCCTATGCTCCGCCGAAAGATCATCCCAAATATGATCGCTTTATGGCAGAAACAAATCGGCTTTTTATGATGCACGAAAAGGATGGCAAAGTTGAATTTTTATATGAAACCGTTGCATATGTTTTAAGAGTTTAA